A single window of Helicobacter pylori DNA harbors:
- a CDS encoding N-acetylmuramoyl-L-alanine amidase family protein produces the protein MLVRLGVVACLLWLHFAYATTLKITNIVPFGSSSVKILFNQEIKKFKEVPLKNFKSYLELEAVLTIPKKHYQFSKQSFITIAQFSPKLARVVIGYAPKMTYEIKILKDKLYVSIVEKKPLIRHQMALKPPKHHALKHTTPKPTPKPIKKEAKKSKDTKEKTPTKHAHSKHVHPPLNERNAKKEIPKKEIPKKEIPKKEIPKKEAENESKNQVFIAEKNDTFIKTKRKKHKKIVLDAGHGGKDCGAMSANLVCEKDIVLEVVKFLHKELKKRGYSVLLTRDKDIYIDLVVRTELANKKGADLFISVHANSIPKRSTSNAHGIETYFLSTARSERARKVAEQENKDDVNLMDYFSKSLFLNSLNTQRLIVSNKLAIDVQYGMLQSVRKNYPDVVDGGVREGPFWVLAGALMPSILIEIGYNSHAIESKRIQSKPYQKILAKGIADGIDSFFSKND, from the coding sequence GTGCTTGTGAGGTTAGGGGTTGTTGCATGTCTTTTGTGGTTGCATTTTGCTTATGCTACAACCCTTAAAATTACCAACATTGTGCCTTTTGGCTCTAGCAGCGTTAAAATTCTGTTCAATCAAGAGATTAAAAAATTCAAAGAAGTTCCGCTCAAAAATTTTAAGAGTTATTTGGAATTAGAAGCCGTTTTAACCATTCCTAAAAAGCATTACCAATTTTCCAAGCAATCTTTCATCACGATCGCGCAATTCAGCCCTAAATTAGCGCGAGTGGTTATCGGCTATGCTCCTAAGATGACTTATGAGATTAAAATCCTTAAAGACAAACTCTATGTTTCTATCGTGGAGAAAAAGCCCTTAATTAGGCATCAAATGGCACTAAAACCACCCAAACACCATGCACTCAAACACACAACGCCAAAACCCACCCCTAAACCCATTAAAAAAGAGGCTAAAAAGTCTAAAGATACTAAAGAAAAAACGCCAACTAAGCATGCGCATTCAAAACATGTGCATCCTCCATTGAACGAAAGGAACGCTAAAAAAGAAATTCCTAAAAAAGAAATTCCTAAAAAAGAAATTCCTAAAAAAGAAATTCCTAAAAAAGAAGCAGAAAATGAGAGTAAGAACCAAGTCTTTATAGCAGAAAAAAATGATACTTTCATCAAAACCAAGCGCAAAAAACACAAAAAGATCGTTTTAGACGCCGGGCATGGGGGGAAAGATTGCGGGGCGATGAGCGCGAATTTAGTGTGTGAAAAAGATATTGTTTTAGAAGTGGTGAAGTTTTTGCATAAAGAGCTTAAAAAAAGAGGCTATAGCGTTTTATTGACAAGGGATAAGGATATTTACATTGATTTAGTGGTTCGCACGGAATTAGCCAATAAAAAAGGGGCGGATTTATTCATCTCAGTGCATGCCAATTCCATCCCTAAACGCTCCACCTCTAACGCTCATGGCATAGAGACTTATTTTTTATCCACCGCAAGGAGTGAAAGGGCTAGGAAAGTGGCTGAGCAAGAAAATAAAGACGATGTGAATTTGATGGATTATTTTTCTAAAAGTTTATTTTTAAATTCATTGAACACGCAGCGATTGATTGTCTCTAACAAACTGGCGATTGATGTGCAATACGGCATGCTCCAAAGTGTCCGCAAAAATTACCCTGATGTGGTGGATGGGGGTGTTAGGGAGGGGCCTTTTTGGGTGTTAGCCGGGGCTTTAATGCCTTCAATTTTAATAGAAATTGGTTATAATTCCCATGCGATAGAATCTAAACGCATCCAAAGCAAACCGTATCAAAAAATCTTGGCTAAGGGCATTGCTGATGGCATTGATAGTTTCTTCAGCAAGAATGATTAG
- the fabX gene encoding decanoate oxidase/trans-2-decenoyl-[acyl-carrier protein] isomerase FabX produces the protein MVSTLKPLKIGKHTIKFPIFQGGMGVGISWDELAGNVAKEGALGVISAVGTGYYKNMRFVERIVAKKPFEALNFYSKKALNEIFANARKICGNNPLGANILYAINDYGRVLRDSCEAGANIIITGAGLPTNMPEFAKDFSDVALIPIISSAKALKILCKRWSDRYKRIPDAFIVEGPLSGGHQGFKYEDCFKEEFRLENLVPKVVEASKEWGNIPIIAAGGIWDRKDIDTMLSLGASGVQMATRFLGTKECDAKAYADLLPTLKKEDILLIKSPVGYPARAINTGVIKRIEEGNAPKIACVSNCVAPCNRGEEAKKVGYCIADGLGRSYLGNREEGLYFTGANGYRVDKIISVHELIKELTEG, from the coding sequence ATGGTATCAACACTCAAACCGCTAAAAATCGGTAAGCACACCATAAAATTCCCTATTTTTCAAGGGGGCATGGGTGTGGGGATTAGCTGGGATGAACTAGCTGGAAATGTTGCCAAAGAAGGGGCTTTAGGAGTGATTTCAGCCGTAGGGACTGGTTATTATAAAAACATGCGTTTTGTAGAAAGGATTGTGGCTAAAAAACCCTTTGAAGCCTTGAATTTTTACTCCAAAAAAGCGTTGAATGAGATTTTTGCAAACGCTAGGAAAATTTGCGGGAACAACCCTTTAGGAGCGAATATTTTATACGCTATCAATGACTATGGCCGTGTTTTAAGGGACTCTTGTGAAGCGGGAGCGAACATCATTATTACAGGGGCTGGTTTGCCCACTAACATGCCTGAATTCGCTAAGGATTTTAGCGATGTGGCGCTCATCCCTATTATTTCTTCAGCGAAGGCTTTAAAAATCCTTTGTAAAAGATGGAGCGATCGCTATAAAAGAATCCCGGACGCATTCATTGTGGAAGGGCCTTTGAGTGGGGGGCATCAGGGCTTTAAATACGAAGATTGTTTCAAAGAAGAATTCCGATTAGAAAACTTAGTGCCTAAAGTCGTGGAAGCTTCTAAAGAATGGGGGAATATCCCTATCATCGCTGCTGGGGGGATTTGGGATAGGAAGGATATAGACACCATGTTGAGTCTTGGAGCGAGTGGGGTGCAAATGGCGACTCGTTTTTTAGGCACGAAAGAATGCGATGCTAAAGCGTATGCCGATCTTTTGCCCACGCTCAAAAAAGAAGATATTTTACTCATTAAATCGCCTGTAGGCTATCCGGCTAGGGCTATTAATACGGGAGTGATCAAGCGTATTGAAGAGGGTAATGCGCCCAAAATCGCATGCGTGAGCAATTGTGTAGCGCCTTGTAACAGAGGTGAAGAGGCTAAAAAGGTGGGCTATTGTATCGCTGATGGTTTGGGGCGCAGTTATTTAGGGAACAGAGAAGAGGGGCTTTATTTCACCGGGGCTAATGGCTATAGAGTGGATAAGATTATCAGCGTGCATGAATTGATCAAAGAGCTTACAGAGGGTTAA
- the tyrS gene encoding tyrosine--tRNA ligase, producing MEQKISIALKEIARGANEIIGLEYIEKLVRKYYETNERFIVKAGFDPTAPDLHLGHTVLIQKLALLQQYGARVKFLIGDFTAMIGDPTGKNETRKPLNREQVLENAKTYEEQIYKILDEKHTEVCFNSTWLDALGAKGMIELCAKFSVARMLERDDFTKRYKENRPISIVEFLYPLLQGYDSVAMDADIELGGNDQKFNLLVGRFLQRAYGLNKEQSVITMPLLEGLDGVQKMSKSLGNYVGITEEPNAMFGKIMSVSDDLMWRYYTLLSAKTLEEIEDLKHGILNQTLHPKAVKEDLAGEIVARYYDNDQAIKAKEQFSKVFGANLLPEILSESDFDEGVGILDVLKQIGFCPSTSQARRDIQGGGVKINQEVVKNESYRFIKGNYVIQLGKKRFMKLNIN from the coding sequence ATGGAACAAAAAATCAGTATCGCCTTAAAAGAAATCGCTAGAGGCGCTAATGAAATCATTGGATTAGAATATATTGAAAAGCTGGTGAGAAAATATTACGAAACCAATGAACGCTTTATCGTTAAAGCCGGGTTTGATCCTACCGCTCCAGATTTGCATTTAGGGCATACGGTATTGATCCAAAAACTGGCTTTATTGCAGCAATATGGGGCTAGGGTTAAGTTTTTGATTGGGGATTTTACCGCTATGATAGGCGATCCTACAGGGAAAAATGAAACGAGAAAGCCCTTAAACCGGGAGCAAGTCTTAGAAAACGCTAAGACTTATGAAGAGCAAATCTATAAAATTTTAGATGAAAAACACACCGAAGTGTGCTTTAATTCCACTTGGCTTGATGCTTTAGGCGCAAAAGGCATGATAGAATTGTGCGCGAAGTTTTCAGTCGCTAGAATGCTAGAAAGGGACGATTTCACCAAACGCTATAAAGAAAATCGCCCCATTAGCATCGTGGAATTTTTATACCCTTTGTTGCAAGGCTATGATTCAGTGGCGATGGATGCGGATATTGAGCTTGGGGGCAATGATCAAAAGTTTAATTTGCTGGTGGGGCGCTTTTTGCAACGGGCTTATGGCTTGAATAAAGAGCAGTCTGTCATCACCATGCCTTTATTAGAGGGGCTTGATGGGGTGCAAAAAATGAGTAAAAGCTTGGGGAATTATGTGGGGATCACTGAAGAGCCTAATGCGATGTTTGGGAAGATCATGAGCGTGAGCGATGATCTCATGTGGCGCTATTACACCCTTTTGAGCGCTAAGACTTTAGAAGAAATTGAAGACTTAAAACATGGTATTTTAAATCAAACCTTGCACCCTAAAGCCGTTAAAGAAGATCTCGCTGGTGAAATCGTGGCTCGTTATTATGACAATGATCAAGCCATCAAGGCTAAAGAGCAATTTTCTAAAGTGTTTGGCGCAAACCTTTTGCCTGAAATTTTATCAGAGAGCGATTTTGATGAGGGGGTGGGGATTTTAGATGTTTTAAAACAGATTGGCTTTTGCCCATCCACTTCACAAGCCAGGCGCGATATTCAAGGGGGAGGGGTAAAGATTAATCAAGAAGTGGTAAAAAATGAGAGTTATCGTTTTATTAAAGGAAATTATGTTATACAGCTTGGTAAGAAAAGATTTATGAAATTAAATATCAACTAA
- a CDS encoding RelA/SpoT family protein has product MNEIDKSVDIGFLRILDVIKKVTTPKGGIEILRTLIDFTPKIENALNLAAKSHKGQYRKSGEPYIVHPICVASLVAFCGGDEAMVCAALLHDVVEDTPCKIETIEREFGQDVANLVDALTKITEIRKEELGVSTQDPRMVVSALTFRKILISAIQDPRALVVKISDRLHNMLTLDALPHDKQVRISKETLAVYAPIASRLGMSSIKNELEDKSFYYIYPEEYKNIKEYLHKNKQSLLLKLNAFASKLEKKLFDSGFSHSDFKLVTRVKRPYSIYLKMQRKGAVNIDEILDLLAIRILLKNPIDCYKVLGIIHLNFKPIVSRFKDYIALPKENGYKTIHTTIFDESSVYEVQIRTFDMHMGAEYGNSAHWKYKAGGVDNDDHHEGMRWLQNFKYHDSDLKNDPKEFYELAKNDLYREDIVVFSPHGDTYTLPVGAIALDFAYMVHSDLGDKATDAYINSKKALLNQELRSGDVVKIVKGDKVIPRFIWMDQLKTSKAKNHLRIQRRNRLKEIDTKSMINILATFFGRSVFEDVDLKDYKNFEERLTDCGVETTLTEAMKSFENLAKLTEEIENKVFSLKEDAILEYQEMSLWTRGLRYLGFKTNVLNFLTPNRQWQCKELEHFSVCSSNALEIKQVLLNDCCYPKYGDEIIAIVTDLKDPKAIAHHKFCKKAMAEVDAKVPMVYIEWHKRDRTIYKMMFYLGEKKSVLAGLLTFLNRNGCNIVGVSYLGYKDKYSSHCEVSFEIATDKADWIRALINRKYQDRIVELSSLDDAYELQ; this is encoded by the coding sequence ATGAACGAAATTGATAAATCCGTTGATATCGGATTCTTACGGATTTTGGATGTTATCAAAAAAGTTACGACCCCAAAGGGTGGCATTGAAATCTTAAGGACTTTAATTGATTTCACGCCCAAAATTGAAAACGCCCTAAATTTAGCGGCCAAAAGCCATAAGGGGCAATACAGAAAAAGCGGCGAGCCTTATATTGTCCATCCTATTTGTGTGGCAAGCTTGGTAGCGTTTTGTGGGGGCGATGAAGCGATGGTGTGCGCGGCGCTTTTGCATGATGTGGTAGAAGACACGCCCTGTAAGATTGAAACGATTGAGCGAGAATTTGGGCAAGATGTGGCTAATTTAGTGGATGCGCTCACTAAAATCACTGAAATCAGGAAAGAAGAGTTAGGAGTGAGCACTCAAGATCCCAGAATGGTGGTTTCAGCGCTCACTTTTAGAAAGATCCTAATTAGCGCGATACAAGATCCAAGAGCCTTAGTGGTAAAGATTAGCGACAGGTTGCACAACATGCTCACCTTAGACGCCTTGCCTCATGACAAGCAAGTGCGTATTTCTAAAGAAACTCTAGCGGTGTATGCCCCCATAGCGAGCCGATTGGGCATGTCTTCAATCAAAAATGAATTAGAAGACAAGAGCTTTTATTATATTTATCCAGAAGAGTATAAAAATATCAAGGAATATTTGCACAAAAACAAGCAGTCTTTACTCTTAAAACTCAACGCTTTTGCGAGCAAGTTAGAAAAAAAACTTTTTGATAGCGGGTTTAGCCATTCGGATTTTAAACTCGTTACAAGGGTGAAACGCCCCTATTCTATCTATCTTAAGATGCAACGAAAGGGCGCGGTTAATATTGATGAAATTTTGGACTTGTTAGCCATTAGGATTTTATTGAAAAACCCGATTGATTGCTATAAAGTTTTAGGGATTATCCATTTGAATTTCAAACCCATTGTTTCTCGTTTTAAAGATTACATCGCTTTGCCCAAAGAAAATGGCTATAAGACGATACACACAACCATTTTTGATGAATCTTCTGTTTATGAAGTGCAGATTCGCACCTTTGATATGCATATGGGGGCGGAGTATGGTAATTCAGCCCACTGGAAGTATAAAGCTGGGGGCGTGGATAATGACGATCATCATGAGGGTATGAGATGGTTGCAAAATTTTAAATACCATGACAGCGATTTGAAAAACGACCCTAAGGAATTTTACGAACTCGCTAAGAACGATTTGTATCGTGAAGACATTGTCGTTTTTTCGCCCCATGGGGACACTTACACCTTACCGGTAGGAGCGATTGCTTTAGATTTTGCTTACATGGTGCATAGCGATTTAGGCGATAAAGCCACAGACGCTTATATCAATAGTAAAAAAGCCTTACTCAATCAAGAATTAAGGAGTGGGGATGTGGTTAAAATCGTTAAAGGCGATAAAGTAATACCTCGTTTCATTTGGATGGATCAGCTTAAAACTTCTAAGGCTAAAAACCATTTGCGCATCCAAAGAAGAAACCGCTTGAAAGAAATTGACACTAAGAGCATGATCAATATCTTAGCGACTTTTTTTGGGCGTTCTGTTTTTGAAGATGTGGATTTGAAAGATTATAAAAACTTTGAAGAAAGATTAACAGATTGTGGGGTGGAAACCACCTTAACAGAAGCGATGAAAAGCTTTGAAAATTTAGCCAAACTCACTGAAGAAATTGAAAATAAGGTGTTTTCTTTAAAAGAAGATGCGATTTTGGAATACCAAGAGATGAGTTTATGGACTCGAGGTTTAAGGTATTTGGGTTTTAAAACCAATGTTTTGAATTTTTTAACCCCAAACCGGCAGTGGCAGTGTAAGGAATTAGAACATTTTAGCGTTTGTTCAAGCAACGCTTTAGAGATCAAGCAGGTGTTGTTGAATGATTGTTGTTATCCTAAATATGGCGATGAAATCATTGCGATTGTAACGGATTTAAAAGATCCAAAAGCGATTGCGCACCATAAATTTTGCAAAAAAGCGATGGCGGAAGTGGATGCTAAAGTGCCGATGGTCTATATAGAATGGCACAAGCGGGATCGAACGATTTATAAAATGATGTTTTATTTAGGCGAAAAAAAGTCGGTTTTAGCGGGTTTATTAACTTTTTTAAACAGGAATGGATGCAATATTGTGGGCGTGTCTTACTTAGGCTATAAAGACAAGTATTCTAGCCATTGTGAAGTGAGTTTTGAAATAGCTACGGATAAGGCGGATTGGATCAGAGCCTTAATCAATCGCAAATATCAAGATAGGATTGTAGAATTATCCAGTCTGGATGATGCTTATGAATTACAATAA
- a CDS encoding DNA-directed RNA polymerase subunit omega: MKKERTESLVAQALKNIGNDRYMLDNLVFARVKQLNAGAKTLVNMDPKRHKLVDIAIREIAEGKIDIDRIDERN; this comes from the coding sequence TTGAAAAAAGAGAGAACAGAGAGTTTAGTCGCTCAAGCCTTAAAAAATATTGGGAACGACCGCTACATGCTAGATAATTTAGTTTTCGCTCGGGTGAAGCAATTAAACGCCGGAGCCAAAACTTTAGTGAATATGGACCCTAAACGCCATAAATTAGTGGATATTGCCATTAGAGAAATCGCTGAAGGGAAAATTGATATAGACAGGATAGATGAACGAAATTGA
- the pyrH gene encoding UMP kinase: MQAKIKNKRVLVKFSGEALAGDNQFGIDIHVLDHIAKEIKSLVENDIEVGIVIGGGNIIRGVSAAQGGIIRRTSGDYMGMLATVINAVAMQEALEHIGLDTRVQSAIEIKEICESYIYRKAIRHLEKGRVVIFGAGTGNPFFTTDTAATLRAIEIGSDLIIKATKVDGIYDKDPNKFKDAKKLDTLSYNDALIGDIEVMDDTAISLAKDNKLPIVVCNMFKKGNLLQVIKHQQGVFSMVK; the protein is encoded by the coding sequence ATGCAAGCAAAAATAAAAAACAAGCGGGTTTTGGTGAAATTTTCTGGGGAAGCGTTAGCTGGGGACAACCAGTTTGGGATTGACATTCATGTGTTAGATCACATCGCTAAAGAGATCAAAAGTTTAGTGGAAAACGATATTGAAGTGGGTATTGTGATTGGTGGAGGCAATATCATTAGGGGGGTTAGCGCGGCTCAAGGGGGGATTATTAGGCGCACCAGTGGGGATTATATGGGCATGTTAGCCACCGTGATTAATGCGGTAGCGATGCAAGAAGCTTTGGAGCATATCGGCTTAGACACAAGAGTGCAAAGCGCGATTGAAATCAAAGAGATTTGTGAAAGTTACATTTACAGAAAAGCGATCAGGCATTTAGAAAAGGGTAGGGTGGTGATTTTTGGCGCTGGCACGGGAAACCCGTTTTTCACTACGGATACGGCGGCCACTTTAAGAGCGATTGAAATTGGATCGGATTTAATCATTAAAGCGACTAAAGTGGATGGCATTTACGATAAAGACCCTAACAAGTTTAAAGACGCTAAGAAATTAGACACTTTAAGCTATAACGATGCCTTGATAGGGGATATTGAAGTGATGGACGATACCGCTATTTCTTTAGCTAAAGACAATAAGCTCCCCATTGTGGTGTGTAACATGTTCAAAAAAGGGAATTTATTGCAAGTGATCAAGCACCAACAAGGCGTGTTTTCTATGGTAAAATAA